One Amycolatopsis thermophila DNA segment encodes these proteins:
- a CDS encoding LLM class F420-dependent oxidoreductase: protein MKLGLQIPDFTWPNGPTALGRELAEVARAADDAGFEYLAVMDHFFQIRAVGPSENDMLEAYTTLGYLAAHTERAKLLTVITGVLYRQPGVLAKAVTTLDVLSGGRAVLGIGAGWNEEESRGLGFPFPPTAERFQMLEETLQYVLQMWSDDDGPFTSDHIHAERLLNVPQALSKPHPPIMVGGSGEKKTLRFVAKYGDACNIFNGPELEHKLDVLRGHCETEGRDYDEITKTVYHTLDVGANGEKTEELKAELRRLNGLGVDAVIGSIPGIPNAALIEIFADDVIPFAEAL from the coding sequence ATGAAACTCGGACTGCAAATTCCCGACTTCACCTGGCCCAACGGTCCCACCGCGCTCGGCCGCGAACTCGCCGAGGTCGCCCGCGCCGCCGACGACGCCGGATTCGAATACCTCGCCGTCATGGACCACTTCTTCCAGATCCGCGCCGTCGGCCCCAGCGAGAACGACATGCTCGAGGCCTACACGACCCTCGGCTACCTCGCCGCCCACACCGAGCGCGCCAAACTCCTCACCGTCATCACCGGCGTCCTCTACCGCCAGCCCGGCGTCCTCGCCAAGGCCGTCACCACCCTCGACGTCCTCTCCGGCGGCCGCGCCGTCCTCGGCATCGGCGCCGGCTGGAACGAGGAGGAGTCCCGCGGCCTCGGCTTCCCCTTCCCGCCCACCGCGGAACGCTTCCAGATGCTCGAGGAAACCCTGCAGTACGTCCTGCAGATGTGGTCCGACGACGACGGCCCGTTCACCAGCGACCACATCCACGCCGAACGCCTGTTGAACGTCCCCCAGGCACTGTCCAAACCGCACCCGCCGATCATGGTCGGCGGCAGCGGCGAGAAGAAGACACTGCGGTTCGTCGCCAAGTACGGCGACGCCTGCAACATCTTCAACGGCCCCGAACTCGAACACAAACTCGACGTCCTGCGCGGCCACTGCGAGACCGAAGGCCGCGATTACGACGAAATCACCAAAACCGTCTACCACACGCTCGACGTCGGCGCGAACGGCGAAAAGACCGAAGAACTCAAGGCGGAGCTGCGCCGCCTGAACGGACTCGGCGTCGACGCCGTCATCGGGTCCATCCCGGGAATCCCCAACGCCGCCCTGATCGAAATCTTCGCCGACGACGTCATCCCCTTCGCCGAGGCGCTGTGA
- a CDS encoding nucleotide sugar dehydrogenase translates to MKISVFGLGYVGCVSAACLAGEGHEVIGVDINPVKIDLIRQGKAPVVEERIGELTARVVTTGALQATTDVGAAIARSEISLICVGTPSAPNGSLSTAFLERVTEEIGGALAGKTGRHTVVFRSTMLPGTCLDLLVPILEKASGRTAGVDFGVAVNPEFLREGSSVKDFFDPPKTVIGELDTASGDAVARLYDGLPGDVFRVPIPVAEMTKYADNAFHGLKIGFANELGAICRALGLDSHRVMDVFLADRKLNVSPAYLRPGFAFGGSCLPKDLRGLVYAARRADVSVPLLSHVLPSNEEHLRRAFDLVARTGKRRVGLFGLSFKPGTDDLRESPLVELAERLLGKGYDLKIFDANVSLSRLVGANREYIESRLPHLGQLLAGSVDEVLDHAEVCLVGCTDPAVLAALPKAGHRTLIDLVRLPDAAVRRTEEGYVGLAW, encoded by the coding sequence ATGAAGATCAGTGTCTTCGGGCTCGGTTACGTCGGATGCGTTTCGGCCGCGTGCCTCGCCGGTGAAGGGCATGAGGTCATCGGGGTCGACATCAACCCCGTCAAGATCGACCTCATCCGCCAGGGCAAGGCGCCCGTCGTCGAGGAACGCATCGGCGAACTCACCGCCCGCGTCGTCACCACTGGCGCACTCCAGGCCACCACCGACGTCGGCGCGGCCATCGCGCGCAGCGAAATCTCGCTGATCTGCGTCGGCACCCCCTCGGCCCCCAACGGCAGCCTGTCCACCGCGTTCCTGGAACGCGTCACCGAAGAGATCGGCGGCGCGCTCGCGGGCAAGACCGGACGCCACACGGTCGTGTTCCGCAGCACGATGCTGCCCGGCACCTGCCTGGACCTGCTCGTCCCGATCCTGGAGAAGGCCTCCGGCCGCACCGCGGGCGTCGACTTCGGCGTCGCCGTGAACCCCGAGTTCCTCCGCGAAGGCAGCAGCGTCAAGGACTTCTTCGACCCGCCCAAGACCGTGATCGGCGAGCTCGACACGGCCAGCGGTGACGCCGTCGCCAGGCTCTACGACGGGCTGCCCGGCGACGTCTTCCGCGTGCCGATCCCGGTGGCCGAAATGACCAAGTACGCCGACAACGCCTTCCACGGCCTCAAGATCGGCTTCGCCAACGAACTGGGCGCGATCTGCCGCGCGCTCGGGCTGGACTCGCACCGCGTGATGGACGTGTTCCTCGCCGACCGCAAGCTCAACGTCAGCCCCGCCTACCTGCGGCCCGGCTTCGCGTTCGGCGGGTCGTGCCTGCCCAAGGACCTGCGCGGGCTGGTGTACGCGGCGCGCCGCGCCGACGTGTCGGTGCCGCTGCTGTCGCACGTGCTCCCCTCCAACGAAGAACACCTGCGACGCGCCTTCGACCTCGTCGCCCGCACCGGCAAGCGGCGCGTGGGCCTGTTCGGCCTGTCGTTCAAACCGGGCACCGACGACCTGCGGGAGAGCCCGCTCGTCGAGCTCGCCGAACGCCTGCTCGGCAAGGGCTACGACCTGAAGATCTTCGACGCCAACGTGAGCCTGTCCCGGCTGGTCGGTGCCAACCGCGAGTACATCGAAAGCCGCCTGCCGCACCTGGGGCAGCTGCTGGCCGGCTCGGTGGACGAGGTGCTCGACCACGCCGAGGTGTGCCTGGTCGGCTGCACCGATCCCGCCGTGCTCGCCGCGCTGCCGAAGGCGGGCCACCGCACGCTCATCGACCTCGTCCGCCTGCCGGACGCCGCCGTGCGCCGCACCGAAGAAGGATACGTCGGCCTTGCCTGGTAA
- a CDS encoding glycosyltransferase family 4 protein encodes MPGKALILVENLSVPFDRRVWQESTTLRDAGWDVHVICPQGTKRDTEPEVVIDGVHILRYPLRAATGGPAGYLQEYGSALWHTFRLARRVGAVDVVHACNPPDLLFLVARMLKRTGAKFVFDHHDLVPELYLSRFDRGRDLLYRGVCALERATFKAADVVIATNESYRDVALTRGGKRPGDVFVVRSAPVVERFHQVPREPELKRGKPHLLCYLGVMGPQDGVDYALRALARLRDDLGRTDWHAVFVGSGDAFDAMVALSGDLRLDDQVEFTGRIPDADLIRYLSTADVCLAPDPLNPLNDVSTMNKIMEYMAMSRPIVSFDLREARVSAGDAAVYAPANDELEFAKLTARLLDDPTERERMGRLGAERVAGPLSWANSAEALLAAYAAARR; translated from the coding sequence TTGCCTGGTAAAGCCCTGATCCTCGTCGAGAACCTGTCCGTCCCCTTCGACCGGCGCGTCTGGCAGGAGAGCACCACCCTGCGCGACGCCGGGTGGGACGTGCACGTCATCTGTCCACAGGGGACGAAACGGGACACCGAACCCGAGGTCGTGATCGACGGCGTCCACATCCTGCGGTACCCGCTCCGGGCCGCGACCGGCGGGCCGGCCGGCTACCTGCAGGAGTACGGATCCGCCCTGTGGCACACGTTCCGGCTGGCCCGCCGGGTCGGAGCGGTCGACGTCGTGCACGCGTGCAACCCGCCCGACCTGCTGTTCCTCGTCGCGCGCATGCTCAAGCGCACGGGCGCGAAGTTCGTCTTCGACCACCACGACCTGGTCCCCGAGCTGTACCTGTCGCGCTTCGACCGCGGCCGGGACCTGCTCTACCGCGGCGTGTGCGCGCTGGAACGGGCCACCTTCAAGGCCGCGGACGTGGTGATCGCGACCAACGAGAGCTACCGGGACGTCGCCCTCACCCGCGGCGGCAAACGACCCGGGGACGTGTTCGTGGTGCGTAGCGCACCGGTCGTGGAACGGTTCCACCAGGTGCCGCGCGAGCCGGAACTCAAGCGCGGCAAGCCGCACCTGCTCTGCTACCTGGGCGTGATGGGACCGCAGGACGGGGTCGACTACGCCCTGCGCGCGCTCGCCCGGCTGCGGGACGACCTGGGCCGCACGGACTGGCACGCGGTGTTCGTCGGCTCCGGGGACGCCTTCGACGCGATGGTCGCGCTGTCCGGTGACCTCCGCCTCGACGACCAGGTGGAGTTCACCGGCCGCATCCCGGACGCCGACCTCATCCGTTATCTGTCCACAGCGGACGTGTGTCTCGCGCCGGATCCGCTGAACCCGCTCAACGACGTGTCGACCATGAACAAGATCATGGAGTACATGGCGATGAGCCGTCCGATCGTGTCGTTCGACCTGCGCGAGGCACGGGTTTCCGCGGGTGACGCCGCCGTTTACGCGCCGGCCAACGACGAACTCGAGTTCGCCAAGCTGACCGCGCGGTTGCTCGACGACCCGACCGAACGCGAACGCATGGGCCGGCTCGGCGCGGAACGCGTGGCGGGCCCGTTGTCCTGGGCCAATTCGGCCGAGGCGCTGCTCGCCGCGTACGCCGCGGCGAGACGGTGA
- a CDS encoding exopolysaccharide biosynthesis protein: protein MIGRILRRRWRVLAALAVLGALVGAGASLLFSPGYQTTSNVLLQGSPDSSELMTEARVATSSVVLDRTAQALAWGVSGPDLLKSVSAGAADGNIVVITAEADTPEKAQQLADQVAKEYVNYSAQLLGSAADAASQIRQEQADALRRQVQETNDTITDLSRRVQGVTVESVEVRTQLETLRTSLTEAMAKLDQLGGNGRQAQTVVMGSAERPSAPAAPTMTHFVGGGAIVFFLLGVLGHLIGSRVDRRLRDESEIAAAVGGPLLGSVDVPATAEHAPPAAGGHWWSKLLKTDEPWNLPELNASADPASREIRYRRVLSRLGDSSGVFPRVLVLVTEDDPVARSAVSQLVAAGRGERPELRVAVVDPERPTVPDDNDSAGVLVVVTSGSRTGWELVGLTEAAADAGQRVLGAVVVQRTAAVPEPKGDQPAGDEALAGSA from the coding sequence ATGATCGGCAGGATCCTGCGCCGGCGTTGGCGCGTCCTGGCCGCCCTCGCCGTGCTGGGCGCCCTCGTCGGCGCGGGTGCCTCGCTGCTGTTCTCGCCCGGCTACCAGACGACCTCCAACGTCCTGCTGCAGGGCTCGCCGGACTCGAGCGAGCTGATGACCGAAGCCAGGGTGGCGACCAGTTCCGTCGTCCTCGACCGGACCGCGCAGGCACTGGCCTGGGGTGTGTCCGGGCCGGACCTGCTCAAATCCGTCAGCGCCGGTGCGGCGGACGGCAACATCGTGGTGATCACCGCCGAGGCGGACACCCCGGAGAAGGCCCAGCAGCTGGCCGACCAGGTCGCCAAGGAGTACGTCAACTACTCCGCGCAGCTCCTCGGCAGCGCCGCGGACGCGGCCAGCCAGATCCGCCAGGAGCAGGCGGACGCGCTGCGCCGCCAGGTGCAGGAGACCAACGACACCATCACCGACCTCTCCCGCCGGGTCCAGGGCGTGACGGTGGAGAGCGTCGAGGTGCGCACCCAGCTGGAGACGCTGCGGACCTCGCTCACCGAGGCGATGGCGAAGCTGGACCAGCTCGGCGGCAACGGCCGCCAGGCGCAGACGGTCGTCATGGGCTCGGCCGAGCGGCCCTCCGCCCCGGCGGCGCCCACGATGACGCACTTCGTCGGTGGCGGGGCGATCGTGTTCTTCCTGCTCGGCGTGCTCGGTCACCTCATCGGCTCGCGGGTGGACCGGCGGCTGCGCGACGAGTCCGAGATCGCCGCGGCGGTCGGCGGGCCGCTGCTGGGCAGCGTCGACGTGCCGGCCACCGCCGAACACGCGCCACCCGCCGCGGGCGGCCACTGGTGGTCGAAGCTGCTCAAGACCGACGAACCGTGGAACCTCCCGGAGCTCAACGCCTCCGCCGATCCGGCGAGCCGGGAGATCCGCTACCGCCGGGTGCTGTCCCGGCTGGGCGACAGTTCCGGGGTGTTCCCCCGGGTCCTCGTCCTGGTCACCGAAGACGATCCGGTGGCGAGGAGCGCGGTGTCGCAGCTGGTCGCGGCCGGCCGCGGCGAGCGTCCCGAGCTGCGCGTCGCGGTGGTCGACCCGGAACGGCCCACCGTGCCCGACGACAACGACTCCGCCGGTGTGCTGGTGGTGGTCACCAGCGGGAGCCGGACGGGATGGGAGCTCGTCGGGCTGACCGAGGCCGCCGCCGACGCCGGGCAGCGGGTGCTGGGCGCCGTGGTCGTCCAGCGCACCGCCGCGGTTCCCGAGCCGAAGGGCGACCAGCCCGCCGGTGACGAAGCATTGGCAGGTTCAGCGTGA
- a CDS encoding Wzz/FepE/Etk N-terminal domain-containing protein has product MTTPDTTQNAQPLLDLQRVLIAIRRRRRLWLSAALLGLLAGTVLAFLSPTPPTAVTRLLVLHSEDAPNDSGTLIKTDVAILQTTRIADAALKKLGSTEPPERFLKSYAGTGLTNNVLELQVRADSYGEAVAKAQALADAFIADHAQRMQSAADAEAQALLGQRDQIQNELTDVDRQIASSANRNSQIGPAELQSLYARRADLTSRVSDFTNKANEARIGTPELAAGTQIVDAPRPLTESALGPLVTNAGIGLGFGLIAGLGLAAVMSVVRDRPLLRREISAHLGASVIAQLPKPRRGPWGSVAAQRKRAAATLARTVRDGGSVSVLELGCPKVAAELALEMAEQLGDGIKIVDDLPHRDVTALAPDRVIDGSAPEEGRIGVGSVSAGTAWTDLRRLGAETVLVVRAGKASTLWLHTVARQLADLGIPIIGVVLVAPDPRDRTDGTLWDGLHTALRGRAEFTAAATAKKDSPTKWFAPLPATAPRAEQTVTLTPVHELPTKQFTPVTTRADGPEMRLNGKLPLEREG; this is encoded by the coding sequence GTGACGACACCGGACACGACCCAGAACGCGCAGCCGCTGCTGGACCTCCAGCGCGTGCTGATCGCGATCCGACGACGGCGGCGGCTGTGGCTGTCGGCCGCGCTGCTCGGCCTGCTCGCGGGCACCGTGCTCGCGTTCCTCTCGCCGACGCCGCCGACCGCGGTCACCCGGCTGCTGGTCCTGCACTCCGAAGACGCGCCGAACGACAGCGGCACGCTCATCAAGACCGACGTGGCGATCCTGCAGACCACGCGGATCGCCGACGCGGCACTGAAGAAGCTCGGTTCGACCGAGCCGCCGGAGCGGTTCCTCAAGTCCTACGCCGGCACCGGCCTGACGAACAACGTGCTGGAACTGCAGGTCAGGGCCGACAGCTACGGCGAGGCCGTCGCGAAGGCGCAGGCGCTCGCCGACGCGTTCATCGCCGACCACGCCCAGCGCATGCAGTCCGCCGCGGACGCCGAGGCGCAGGCCCTGCTCGGCCAGCGGGACCAGATCCAGAACGAGCTGACCGACGTCGACCGGCAGATCGCGTCGTCGGCCAACCGCAACAGCCAGATCGGACCGGCCGAGCTGCAGTCGCTCTACGCCCGGCGCGCCGACCTGACCTCGCGGGTCTCGGACTTCACCAACAAGGCCAACGAAGCCCGGATCGGCACGCCGGAGCTGGCCGCGGGCACGCAGATCGTGGACGCGCCGCGCCCGCTCACCGAATCCGCGCTGGGACCGCTCGTCACCAACGCCGGGATCGGGCTCGGGTTCGGCCTGATCGCGGGGCTGGGCCTGGCGGCGGTGATGAGCGTGGTGCGGGACCGTCCGCTGCTGCGGCGGGAGATCTCCGCGCACCTCGGCGCGTCGGTCATCGCGCAGTTGCCGAAGCCGCGCCGCGGCCCGTGGGGAAGCGTCGCGGCGCAACGGAAACGGGCCGCGGCGACCCTGGCGCGCACGGTCCGGGACGGCGGCAGCGTGTCGGTGCTCGAACTCGGGTGCCCGAAGGTCGCGGCGGAGCTCGCGCTGGAGATGGCCGAGCAGCTGGGCGACGGGATCAAGATCGTGGACGACCTGCCGCACCGGGACGTCACCGCGCTCGCGCCCGACCGGGTCATCGACGGGAGCGCCCCCGAGGAGGGCCGCATCGGCGTCGGTTCGGTCTCGGCCGGCACCGCGTGGACGGACCTGCGGCGCCTCGGCGCGGAAACCGTGCTGGTCGTGCGGGCGGGCAAGGCGAGCACCCTGTGGCTGCACACCGTCGCCCGTCAGCTCGCCGATCTGGGGATCCCGATCATCGGCGTGGTGCTCGTCGCGCCCGACCCGCGGGACCGCACCGACGGCACGCTCTGGGACGGCCTGCACACGGCGCTGCGCGGCCGGGCGGAGTTCACGGCGGCCGCCACCGCGAAGAAGGACTCCCCGACGAAGTGGTTCGCCCCGCTGCCGGCCACGGCGCCGAGGGCCGAGCAGACCGTCACCCTCACCCCGGTGCACGAACTCCCGACCAAGCAGTTCACCCCGGTGACGACCCGGGCCGACGGCCCGGAGATGCGCCTGAACGGCAAGCTCCCCCTCGAACGCGAAGGCTGA
- the asnB gene encoding asparagine synthase (glutamine-hydrolyzing) codes for MCGIAGTYRWPDGGPLTDRLTGTLAHRGPDGAGRYGHRAGDGEVHLGHRRLSIIDLSETGAQPMVSGGLALTYNGELYNAPELRAELRSSGVRFRGTSDTEVLLEAWRKWGVQCLTRLRGMFAFGIFDERTGELFLARDQLGIKPLFYVRRGDGIAFSSELKALAGQVGSLHVNETALVASLLYYWVPDSQCAYREARKLPPGSWMRCRPGGRVDTGRYWNLRDVAAEAQAGPPADLAAVVEDSTRKHLLSDVPVATFLSGGLDSSYLTALAAKHQPGISAYTIGFRAEDAKFEAMPDDLRYARIVAGRFGVDLHEIEIAPNVQELLPHLAYHLDEPIGDPAAINTYLICTAAREAGVKVMLSGMGADELFAGYRKHLANVIALRYQKIPGAVRRPIGSVVDRLPVATSRRGFRSVRFAKRFLSFAELPEETAFRRSYTMYDRGELLDLVDPGLAGAVDDVLTEHADTYHDNLLNDFVNRMCLADARMFLPGLNLTYTDRSSMAASTEVRVPFVDVEVVKAAFSLPGSRKIAGRQGKAALKEAALSVLPKEIVYRPKGLFSAPLRAWMSRDLAPMVREVVHDGELVRSGLLRRDALQRLVDEDAAGREDRSKHLWHVLTLEYWYRGATEAGAAERAA; via the coding sequence ATGTGCGGTATCGCAGGAACCTATCGCTGGCCCGACGGCGGCCCGCTGACCGACCGGCTCACCGGCACCCTCGCCCACCGCGGGCCGGACGGTGCGGGCCGGTACGGCCACCGGGCCGGGGACGGCGAGGTCCACCTCGGGCACCGCAGGCTGTCGATCATCGACCTGTCCGAGACCGGCGCGCAGCCGATGGTGTCCGGCGGGCTGGCGCTGACCTACAACGGCGAGCTGTACAACGCCCCCGAGCTGCGGGCCGAACTGCGGTCGTCGGGCGTCCGCTTCCGCGGCACCTCCGACACCGAGGTCCTGCTCGAGGCGTGGCGGAAGTGGGGCGTGCAGTGCCTGACCCGGCTGCGCGGCATGTTCGCGTTCGGCATCTTCGACGAGCGCACCGGTGAGCTGTTCCTGGCCCGCGACCAGCTCGGCATCAAGCCGCTGTTCTACGTCCGCCGCGGCGACGGCATCGCGTTCTCCTCGGAGCTGAAGGCGCTGGCCGGGCAGGTCGGGTCGCTGCACGTGAACGAGACCGCGCTGGTCGCGTCGCTGCTCTACTACTGGGTGCCGGACAGCCAGTGCGCCTACCGGGAGGCGCGCAAGCTCCCGCCGGGCTCGTGGATGCGCTGCCGGCCGGGCGGCCGCGTCGACACCGGCCGGTACTGGAACCTGCGCGACGTGGCGGCCGAGGCGCAGGCCGGGCCGCCGGCCGACCTCGCCGCGGTCGTCGAGGACTCCACGCGCAAGCACCTGCTCTCCGACGTGCCGGTCGCGACGTTCCTGTCCGGTGGTCTCGACTCCAGCTACCTGACCGCGCTCGCCGCGAAGCACCAGCCCGGGATCTCGGCCTACACCATCGGTTTCCGGGCCGAGGACGCGAAGTTCGAGGCGATGCCGGACGACCTGCGCTACGCGCGGATCGTGGCCGGCAGGTTCGGCGTCGACCTGCACGAGATCGAGATCGCTCCGAACGTGCAGGAACTCCTGCCGCACCTGGCCTACCACCTGGACGAGCCGATCGGCGACCCGGCGGCGATCAACACCTACCTGATCTGCACGGCCGCGCGCGAGGCTGGCGTGAAGGTGATGCTGTCCGGGATGGGCGCGGACGAGCTGTTCGCCGGCTACCGCAAGCACCTGGCGAACGTGATCGCGCTGCGGTACCAGAAGATCCCCGGCGCGGTGCGCAGGCCGATCGGGTCCGTTGTGGACCGTCTGCCGGTGGCGACGTCGCGGCGCGGGTTCCGGTCGGTGCGCTTCGCCAAGCGGTTCCTGTCCTTCGCCGAGCTGCCCGAGGAGACCGCGTTCCGGCGCAGCTACACGATGTACGACCGCGGAGAACTCCTCGACCTGGTCGACCCCGGCCTCGCGGGCGCGGTGGACGACGTGCTCACCGAGCACGCCGACACCTACCACGACAACCTGCTGAACGACTTCGTCAACCGCATGTGCCTGGCCGACGCGCGGATGTTCCTGCCCGGCCTGAACCTGACCTACACCGACCGCTCCAGCATGGCCGCCTCCACCGAGGTCCGGGTGCCGTTCGTGGACGTCGAGGTGGTCAAGGCGGCGTTCAGCCTGCCCGGCAGCCGCAAGATCGCCGGACGGCAGGGCAAGGCGGCGCTCAAGGAAGCCGCGTTGTCGGTCCTGCCGAAGGAGATCGTGTACCGGCCCAAGGGCCTGTTCAGCGCGCCGCTGCGGGCCTGGATGAGCCGCGACCTGGCACCGATGGTGCGCGAGGTCGTGCACGACGGCGAGCTGGTGCGATCCGGCCTGCTGCGCCGCGACGCGTTGCAGCGGCTGGTCGACGAGGACGCCGCGGGCCGCGAGGACCGGTCCAAGCACCTCTGGCACGTCCTGACCCTCGAGTACTGGTACCGCGGCGCGACCGAAGCCGGTGCGGCCGAGCGAGCAGCGTAA